The Comamonas testosteroni genome contains the following window.
CAAGCTGGTCTTGCGTGAGCGCATCGCGCGGCGAGTGCATGAGCCATGGTGGCTTGAACTGGCCGACACCATCCTGTTTCACGATCCACGCGAGAACGTGGAGGTACGCGGCAACGCCCACGACCTGCGCAAGGTGCCGCCACACAAGAGCCTGTTCAATGCACCGCCAGATACCGGCCTGCCGATTGGCAACCTATCCAGCCAGTTCTTTGCCAACATCCTGCTGGACGGGCTGGATCAGCATGTCAAGCACCGACTGCGCGCACCCCACTACGTGCGCTATGTCGACGACTTCGTGCTACTGCATCACTCTGCACAATGGCTGAGCAGCGCACTCAAGCACATCGAGGAATGGCTGCCACAAAACCTGCGTCTCCAGCTCAATCCACGCAAGACCATCATCCAGCCCGCCGAGCGCGGCATCGACTTCGTGGGCCAGGTCATCAAGCCTTGGCGGCGCACCACACGCCCGCGCACCCTCCATTCGGCGCTAAAGCGACTGGAGCACATGCCCACAGCAGAAGTCTACGCAGCAGGCAACAGCTATCTCGGCCTGGCGCGTCAGGCCAGTCACAGCCACAAAGAACAAGCGCAGATCTGCAGAGCCTTGCTCAAGCGAGGCCATGCCATCGAAGGTCTGCACCTATCCAAAGCCTTCAGGAACCACCAATCATGAAGTTTCAACCGATCCACCGCGCACGCATCGTTGCAGCCCTGCAAGAGTCAGGTCCGATGACATCAGCAGAGGTTGCCGAGTATCTGGATTTACCCCATAAGGTCGTGCGCGCCTGCATCGCATCGACGCGATGGCTGTTACCGCACCAGGTGTTTCGCATAGTTCGTTATCAGCCCGTCACAGGCTACCGTGGGCGCGATCTTCCTGTCTACGCTGCAGAAACAGGACCCGATGCAGCCCACATCGTCAACCCCGCAAAACGCCGCAAGCAGGCCGAGGCACGCTACCGAGAAAAGCACCGCGCATCGATCAACGCGCGCGGCCGCACCACGGTCACGGCACCAGCCAACCCTTGGCTGCAACTGGCTCCGCCGGAAATCAGGGGTGCCATGTCCCTTCAAGGCCGAATCTAAAGGCCACGCACCACCAATCACAGCCCGCCACTGAGCAGGGTTCATTTTTGGTGTGACACCGGCAAGCGCTTTGTGCTCGCCATGCTGCGCAAATATAACTGTATATATAATCAGTATCGATTAAAAGGAGTCAACCGTGAGCGAAGCACAGCACACTACGGCACTGGCGAACCTACGCCATCTGTATAGAAACCTAGCTACTGGTGGAGTTCAAGATGCTGAGGCAGCCAAGCGCATTGCAGAGGGTCTGCTTGCACCTGCAATTTCCGCTCTAGAAAGTGGACAAGCGCCCAAGCGCTCGCCACTCACACTTGAGCAGATAAGCAAGGTTCTGGGCGGTGATGTGCAAGAAGGGTCGTTTCCTTTCGCATGCACACGATTGATTGAGAGAGCACACGGAATTCTTGAACCGGGCACGGACGCCAGCACCGAAGGATCTGCAACGGGATGCAAACCCAATCTGAATGGATTGGGCATTCTTCCCGCTGAACTCCAAGACTTGGTTACCGCACTCCGCTTAGGTGACGCTACTGCATTGAAAGCAGCGGAAGTGATTGAAAAGCTCAGCCAGATCAAGACATCCAGCCTGCGCCGCATCCCGGTGCTGGGCGAGATCGAGGACGAGGCGGTATTTATCAAGCGACTTGAAACGCCACCTGGCACAACCTGGGCCGAATAGCAGCCCTTCCCACAAACACCAAGCCCCGCCTAGTGCGGGGCTTTTTCGTTAATGGAGCTTTTATGACCGGATTTCTCACGAAAGAAGAACGACGCGAGCTGACCGGCTATCGCAACAAGAACCCGCAAATCGCCTGGCTCAAATCGAAAGGCCTGCCATTCCAGATTGATGAAGATCGATTGATTGTGATGCGCAGCCATGTGCAGCAGTGGATCGAGGGCAAGCCCCTAGTCAAGTCTAAAGGCGTGAATTTCTCAGCAGTGAAGTAGGGAGCGTCCGATGCCCAAAAGAACAAAATATCCTCGACTCACCGCCCTGTCGCGCAAGAACAAGAACGGCAAAGTTCGGGTCTATTACTACTACTACCGGCGCGATCTTGGGCACAAAGACATCCCCCTGGGCAAAGACTTTGAAACTGCCGTCAAAAAATGGGAGGAGCTGTCAGAAACCGGAACCATGCGCTCCGGCACTATTGGTGAGGCCTTGGATCGCTGGGAAGAAAAGGAGCTCATTAAGTACGAGAGCACAGAGACCAAGAACGGCTACATCAAGCATTTGCAGAAGCTCAAACCAGTGTTTGCCAATGCCACTTGGGATGACGTTGACCTTCCCACCTTGCGCCAGTATTTAGATCTGCGCACCGGCAAGACCCAAGGAAACCGCGAAATGTCTTTGCTTTCGATAATCTGGCACAAAGCACTGGTTTGGGGGATGACAAAAAAACCGTGGCCCGCCCAAGGCGTCAAGAACTGGAAAAATGCTGAGCAGGCACGCGAGTTCGAGGTGACTGCCGAGCTATTTGCCGCAGTCTACGCCCAGGGCGACCAAGTCTTACGCGATGGCATGGACATCGCAACAGCGACGGCCATGCGGCTCAAAGACGTCGCAGACGTGGATCTGCCCGTCAACGGCAGACTCAAGCGCCTGGCCAACAAAACCAAGCGACTCAAGGGCGCAATTGAATTCATCGTCGCTGATTCGCCAGTACTGACCCGAATCCTTGCGCGTCGATTAAGCATAGAAACGGACTGCACCAAACTGCTATGCACGCCTGAGGGAAAAGCTGTCTCACAGCGCATGCTTTCCGACCGCTGGACCGAGGCCCGCGATGCAGCGGCATACCGCGCCGAAGTCATGGGAAACAAAGAGCTTGGAACAACCATTCGCGCCATGTACTTGCGCGACATGCGCAGCTTTGCCGCCGACCTTGCCGAAGACCTTGACGCCGCCTCCAAGCTGCTCGATCACAACAGCAAAGTCACGACGCGCAAGCACTACCGCACGAAGGCGCAACTGCTCAAAACCACCCGCTAATTCCGTTCGTGTTTAAGCCCTCTCCATAGCGAGAAAGCACCAAACAACCACGAACGGAATGCAGCGCTAAGCCGCTAAAACACTGGAATCTACACGGGACTCAAAATCCCCCGCCGCAAGGCGTGCCGGTTCGATTCCGGCCCCGGGCACCACAGATGTAATGCTATAACTCTTGAAGACGCTCCGGAAAACTTTCCGGAATGTGTTCCGGTTTGGCAGAAAGAATGCCTGCACGATGACCCATCTTGCAGGCATTTTTTTTACAGCACCCAAGTTCAAGACTGTAGATATCCAGGCACCATTGATCGCGCTTTGGTAAGCCACTGATCTATGTGTCGGCGCGGCTTTTTTGAGACTCTCAAAAGTCGCACCGACACGAAACCTATCCCTTACCTACTTGCGTTCAACCAGCGCCTCAGAGTTCAGGACTGGCGCAGCTGTTTCGGACTCAGCAGCTTTGCGCTGAGCCTTCTCAGCCTTCTTTTTCTTCTTCTCCAGCTCCCGCTGCCTTTTCTCGAATTGGTAGTTAGGTTTTGGCATCAGGCGATTCCTTAGTGGTTTAAGTTACCCACCATAA
Protein-coding sequences here:
- a CDS encoding RNA-directed DNA polymerase; translated protein: MNTPATFEELTQAYLDCRRNKRNSASALAFELHLERGLCELYEQLLAGTYRPGHSICFVITRPKPREVWAADFRDRIVHHLLYNRIAPRFHAAFTADSCACIPGRGTLYGAKRLEQQARSVTRNWSRPAHYLKCDCANFFVSIDKLVLRERIARRVHEPWWLELADTILFHDPRENVEVRGNAHDLRKVPPHKSLFNAPPDTGLPIGNLSSQFFANILLDGLDQHVKHRLRAPHYVRYVDDFVLLHHSAQWLSSALKHIEEWLPQNLRLQLNPRKTIIQPAERGIDFVGQVIKPWRRTTRPRTLHSALKRLEHMPTAEVYAAGNSYLGLARQASHSHKEQAQICRALLKRGHAIEGLHLSKAFRNHQS
- a CDS encoding integrase; this translates as MPKRTKYPRLTALSRKNKNGKVRVYYYYYRRDLGHKDIPLGKDFETAVKKWEELSETGTMRSGTIGEALDRWEEKELIKYESTETKNGYIKHLQKLKPVFANATWDDVDLPTLRQYLDLRTGKTQGNREMSLLSIIWHKALVWGMTKKPWPAQGVKNWKNAEQAREFEVTAELFAAVYAQGDQVLRDGMDIATATAMRLKDVADVDLPVNGRLKRLANKTKRLKGAIEFIVADSPVLTRILARRLSIETDCTKLLCTPEGKAVSQRMLSDRWTEARDAAAYRAEVMGNKELGTTIRAMYLRDMRSFAADLAEDLDAASKLLDHNSKVTTRKHYRTKAQLLKTTR
- a CDS encoding DUF4224 domain-containing protein, whose protein sequence is MTGFLTKEERRELTGYRNKNPQIAWLKSKGLPFQIDEDRLIVMRSHVQQWIEGKPLVKSKGVNFSAVK